The window ATATTGACCATCATGCCCATGTTCATCAGCGACTTGACCACGTCTGCGGCGCGCTCGGCCATACGGTTGGCCAGCTCCTGCACCACGATGGTTTCGGGCAGGCGAACATCGCGAAACTGCTTTTCGGCACGAACCGACTGGCCCATGGCCTTTTGCTTGGCGCGTTCCTGTTTGCGCTTCATCGCAGCCATGCTGCGCTGACGGCCGCCTTCGCCACCGGCAAGGGCTTCGTTCAGCGACAGTTTGCCGCTACGACGGTTGTCGCGTTCGTTGCGGTTGCGCGCATCAGCGCCACGGTCCGCGCCGCGATCCGAACGGTCACGATCCGATTTGCGCGGACCCGAGGTCGACACGCCCTTGGCTTCTGCGCGCGAGGCAGCAGCCTCGATCGCGGCCTGATCGGTCGGCGCGGCGGTCTTGTCGCCGGCGGGTTTATGCGTTTCGGCTTTTTTCTGCTCGCGCAGTTGGGCTTCGCTTTTGCGGCGGGCCTCTTCGTCGGCCTTGGCTTTCAGCGCCTCTTCGCGCTCGCGATCCTCGCGTTCCTTGGCTTCGGCCTCGGCGCGGCGGCGTTCGCGATCTGCTTCGCGTGCCTTTTCCTCAGCTTCGCGTGCGGCGGCTTCTTCGACCTCGCGCGATTTCGCTGCGGCAAGAGCCTTCAGCCGGCGCTCCATCTCGGCATCCGAGATACCGGCGGGACGTTTCGAAGCGCTGGCAGCCGCCTTTGCAACGGCGGGCGAGGTGCCTGCCGATTTTTCGGGCGTACCGGGTTTGGGCACCACAACGCGCTTGCGCTTGGTTTCGACGAGCACGCTTTTCGTGCGGCCATGGCTAAAGCTTTGCTTGACCTGACCTGCACGACCCCCGCCGAGGCCCAATGTCTTCTTACCGTCTTTATCGCTCATCTCGCGTCCAAATCCTTTCCGGCGGCGGATCCGCCGTCATGCTCGCGCAGACCGGTTAGCCTGCTCGCATCAATAATAATCCTGTCGGTCAGCCCACCCGGCGCAAGCGCGCCGTGTATGACATGATCGCGACCGAAGGACAAACCCAATTCTGACGCCGTCAGGCAGCCAAACCAGCGGGCTCCCTCGGGCGTCCACAGCTTTCCTTTTCCCCGGTCAGAGCCATCGCTGGCCTGCAGCAGAACCTTGACCCTGCCCGCCGCCAGCGCGGCCTTGACCTTCTCGAAGCCGCCGACCGTATCGCCTGCCTTGCGCGACAGCGACACCAGTTCCACGACCCGTCGCGCCAGCCCGTCCTCGACCTGATCGGCCAGGTTTTCGGGTGCCTTGACCGGCGCTTTCAACCCGCGTGCAAACAGCCCCTTTTGCGCGGCCTTTTCGATGGCCGCGCGATCGGCCGAGACCCAGACCCCACGGCCCGGCAATTTCTCGGCCAAGTCGGGCACGATCACGCCGTCGGGCCCTGCAACGAAACGGACAAGACCCCGTTTGGGTTGCACCTCGCCCGTGACGATGCAGCGCCGTTCGCCTGGCGCATCGCGGTCCTTGGTACGGCCCCCGCGGGTCATAATCCGGAACCCGAGGCGTTAAGCCCCGGCCTCCTGTGCGGTTTCGCCAGCGTCTTCGGCATCTTCGGCCGGCCCTTCCAGCTCGGTCGGATCGACCCAGCCCAGCATGACGCGGGCGGTCATCACCATGGTCTGCGCTTCCTCCAGCGAGACGTCGAAGGGTTCCAGCAAGCCGTCATCCTTGACGCGCTGACCGTCGACCGTCGTCCAGCCGCCGGCCAGTTCCCAATCGGCACAGGTGGCAAAGTCGTCCAGTGTCTTCACCCCATCCTTGGCCAGTGCTTCGACCATTTGGGGGGTCAGGCCCTCGAATTCAATGAGGCTGTCCTCGGCACCCAACTCGCGCGCATTATCAAGCGCGGCCTTGGTTGCGGCCTCCAGCACATCACGGGCGCGAGCCTGCAATTCCTCTGCAGTCCCTTCGTCAACGCCGTCGATGGTCAAAAGTTCGTCCTGATCGACATAGGCGACTTCTTCGAGGTTGGTAAAGCCTTCGGCGACCAGCAACTGGGCGAAGAATTCGTCCAGATCCAGCTTGTCCATGAACAGCTGTGTGCGGGCGTTGAATTCTGCCTGACGGCGCTTGGATTCTTCTTCTTCGGTCAGGATGTCGATATCCAGACCCGTCAACTGGCTGGCCAGGCGAACGTTCTGACCGCGACGGCCAATGGCAAGCGAAAGCTGCTCGTCCGGGACCACGACCTCGATGTTGATCGAGTCCTCGTCAAAGACCACCTTGCTGACCTCGGCCGGCTGCAGCGCGTTGACCAGGAAGGTTGCCTGATCTTCGTTCCACGGAATGATGTCGATCTTTTCGCCCTGCAACTCGCCCACGACGGCCTGCACGCGGCTACCGCGCATACCAACGCAGGCACCGACCGGGTCAATCGAGTTGTCATAGGAAATCACGGCGATCTTCGCGCGCGAGCCGGGATCGCGGGCAACGGCCTTGATCTCGATCACGTTGTCATAGATTTCCGGCACTTCCATCTTGAACAGTTCCGCCATGAACTGCGGATCGGTGCGCGACAGGAAGATCTGCGGGCCACGGGTTTCGCGGCGCACATCCTTGACATAGGCCCGGATGCGGTCGTTCGGGCGATAGCTTTCGCGGCCGATCTTTTCGTTGCGGCGCAGGATTGCCTCGCCACGGCCCACATCGACGATGATGTTGCCGTATTCCTCGCGCTTGACGATACCGTTGATGATGGTGCCGGCGCGGTCCTTGAATTCTTCGTACTGGCGATCACGTTCGGCCTCGCGGACGCGCTGCAGGATCACCTGCTTGGCCGATTGCGCGGCGATCCGGCCCAGTTCGACTGGCGGAACCTGTTCCTGGAACACGTCGCCCACTTGCGGCTCACCGGCGAAATCGGTCAGCTGAGCCTCTTCGCGGGTCCAATAGCTGGTCGTGTTCCTGGGCTGCTCGAAATAGGGCTTGGCCTGCTGCGAGGTGAACTCTGCCTGATAGTTCTCGACTTCTTCTTCTTCGACCACGGTGCGAACGCGCGTGAAGGTGGCATTGCCGGTCTTGCGGTCAATGGACACACGGATGTCCATCTCCGCGCCATAGCGCGACTTGG is drawn from Paracoccus tegillarcae and contains these coding sequences:
- a CDS encoding RNA-binding protein gives rise to the protein MTRGGRTKDRDAPGERRCIVTGEVQPKRGLVRFVAGPDGVIVPDLAEKLPGRGVWVSADRAAIEKAAQKGLFARGLKAPVKAPENLADQVEDGLARRVVELVSLSRKAGDTVGGFEKVKAALAAGRVKVLLQASDGSDRGKGKLWTPEGARWFGCLTASELGLSFGRDHVIHGALAPGGLTDRIIIDASRLTGLREHDGGSAAGKDLDAR
- the nusA gene encoding transcription termination factor NusA, which gives rise to MAITSANQLELLQTAEAVAREKMIEPELVIEAMEDSLARAAKSRYGAEMDIRVSIDRKTGNATFTRVRTVVEEEEVENYQAEFTSQQAKPYFEQPRNTTSYWTREEAQLTDFAGEPQVGDVFQEQVPPVELGRIAAQSAKQVILQRVREAERDRQYEEFKDRAGTIINGIVKREEYGNIIVDVGRGEAILRRNEKIGRESYRPNDRIRAYVKDVRRETRGPQIFLSRTDPQFMAELFKMEVPEIYDNVIEIKAVARDPGSRAKIAVISYDNSIDPVGACVGMRGSRVQAVVGELQGEKIDIIPWNEDQATFLVNALQPAEVSKVVFDEDSINIEVVVPDEQLSLAIGRRGQNVRLASQLTGLDIDILTEEEESKRRQAEFNARTQLFMDKLDLDEFFAQLLVAEGFTNLEEVAYVDQDELLTIDGVDEGTAEELQARARDVLEAATKAALDNARELGAEDSLIEFEGLTPQMVEALAKDGVKTLDDFATCADWELAGGWTTVDGQRVKDDGLLEPFDVSLEEAQTMVMTARVMLGWVDPTELEGPAEDAEDAGETAQEAGA